One part of the Glycine soja cultivar W05 chromosome 11, ASM419377v2, whole genome shotgun sequence genome encodes these proteins:
- the LOC114377423 gene encoding ganglioside-induced differentiation-associated protein 2-like codes for MCSAISQVEQEELLEKLEVFKIKGRDKHGRKILRIIAKLFPARLVSVDVLKKYLEDKVFPKLGKRKFVVLYVHTGVQRSENFPGISGLRWIYDSIPANVKENLEAVYFIHPGLQARLFLATFGRFLFNAGLYGKLRYVSRVDYLWENVRRNEVEIPEFVFDHDEDLDYRPMMDYGLESDHARVYGGAPTMDSPVTTYSMRCIS; via the exons ATGTGCTCTGCCATATCCCAAGTGGAACAAGAAGAGTTGCTCGAAAAATTAGAGGTGTTCAAGATCAAAGGCAGGGACAAGCATGGCCGCAAGATCCTTCGCATTATCGCCAAACTCTTCCCAG CGCGGTTGGTGAGTGTTGATGTTCTGAAGAAGTACCTGGAGGATAAGGTTTTCCCGAAGCTGGGGAAGAGGAAATTCGTGGTGCTGTACGTGCACACCGGCGTCCAGAGGAGCGAGAATTTTCCCGGAATCTCCGGTCTCCGGTGGATCTACGACTCGATTCCGGCGAACGTGAAGGAGAACCTCGAAGCCGTTTATTTTATTCACCCGGGCTTGCAGGCCCGCCTTTTCCTCGCTACCTTCGGCCGTTTCCTCTTCAACGCTGG GCTGTATGGAAAGCTGAGGTACGTGAGCAGGGTTGATTATCTGTGGGAGAATGTGAGGAGGAACGAAGTGGAGATTCCGGAGTTTGTGTTTGATCACGACGAGGATTTGGATTACCGTCCGATGATGGATTACGGATTGGAGAGCGATCACGCTAGAGTGTACGGTGGTGCTCCAACTATGGATTCACCCGTCACCACCTACTCCATGAGGTGCATCTCATAG
- the LOC114377405 gene encoding thiol-disulfide oxidoreductase LTO1-like translates to MATTFTLATLSLPSSSRVSIGGAPIRHHRSPNRIGLLPPLKCSSSELETATPPPFDWTHKLIAGVAGVGFLETSYLTYLKLTGADAFCPVGGGTCSKILDSDYALVFGIPLPLIGMAAYGLVAALGVQLASKNFRFGIEKPTAEAVLLGATTSMAAASAYFLYILTTRFSDSSCSYCLLSAFLSFTLFFVTLKDIGLQEVSKQLGLQLLVASLVILSLNASYSNSKSASSSLAENDLPYFATEITTPSSPFALSLARHLHSIGAKMYGAFWCSHCQEQKEMFGREAAKQLDYVECFPDGFRRGTKMIKACIDAKLEGFPTWIINGQVLSGEVELSELAQVSAYEESVQP, encoded by the exons ATGGCTACTACCTTTACCCTCGCAACGCTGTCACTACCGTCGTCTTCTCGTGTTTCCATTGGCGGAGCTCCGATTCGCCACCACCGTTCTCCGAACCGGATCGGGTTGTTGCCGCCTCTCAAATGCTCCTCTTCGGAGCTGGAAACCGCCACGCCTCCTCCCTTCGACTGGACTCACAAGTTGATCGCCGGCGTCGCCGGCGTCGGATTCCTCGAAACCTCGTACCTCACTTACCTTAAACTCACCGGCGCAGACGCCTTTTGCCCCGTCGGCGGCGGTACCTGCTCTAAAATACTCGACAGTGATTACGCCCTCGTTTTCG GTATTCCTCTTCCTCTGATTGGGATGGCTGCGTATGGCTTGGTTGCTGCACTTGGTGTTCAATTGGCGTCGAAGAATTTTCGTTTTGGGATTGAGAAACCAACTGCTGAAGCAGTGTTGCTTGGAGCCACAACCTCCATGGCAGCTGCAAGTGCGTATTTTTTGTACATTCTAACCACCAGATTCTCTGACTCGTCTTGCTCCTACTGCTTACTTTCGGCTTTCTTGTCCTTCACCTTGTTCTTTGTTACACTCAAG GATATTGGATTGCAAGAGGTGTCTAAACAACTGGGTCTGCAACTGCTTGTTGCTAGCTTAGTGATTCTCTCGCTGAACGCATCCTATAGCAATTCAAAATCTGCCTCCTCAAG CCTGGCTGAAAATGATCTTCCATATTTTGCAACTGAGATTACAACTCCGTCAAGCCCTTTCGCACTATCTCTAGCAAGGCATTTGCACTCCATAGGAGCTAAAATGTATGGTGCTTTCTGGTGTTCTCACTGTCAGGAACAAAAAGAG ATGTTTGGGCGCGAGGCAGCCAAGCAGTTGGACTATGTGGAATGCTTTCCCGACGGATTTCGGAGAGGAACTAAAATGATCAAGGCATGCATAGATGCCAAACTAGAAGGTTTCCCAACGTGGATTATTAATGGCCAG GTTCTAAGTGGTGAGGTAGAATTATCGGAGCTGGCTCAAGTTTCTGCTTACGAAGAATCTGTTCAACCTTAA
- the LOC114376904 gene encoding thiosulfate sulfurtransferase 16, chloroplastic-like codes for MKAMTATTTFDVSAACFRAPPSCSPNPCHTSFSVINSLNPHKGRRISVAVPPKFPSFRREAALQGNLEAVRVPTSVPVRVAYELLLAGHRYLDVRTPEEFNAGHAPGAINIPYMFRVGSGMTKNSNFIRQVSSNFRKEDEIIVGCELGKRSMMAASDLLAAGFTGLTDMAGGYAAWTQNGLPTEL; via the exons ATGAAAGCAATGACAGCAACGACAACGTTTGATGTCTCTGCCGCTTGCTTCCGTGCCCCTCCTTCTTGTTCACCGAATCCATGCCACACCAG TTTTTCAGTTATAAACTCCCTGAATCCTCACAAGGGACGACGGATAAGCGTTGCTGTTCCACCTAAGTTTCCAAGCTTCCG GAGGGAAGCAGCTCTGCAGGGGAATTTGGAGGCTGTTAGAGTCCCAACTTCGGTGCCTGTGCGTGTAGCATACGAACTTCTTCTAGCTGGTCATCGATATTTGGATGTAAG GACTCCAGAAGAGTTCAATGCTGGACACGCTCCTGGCGCCATTAACATACCTTATATGTTCAGAGTTGGATCAG GGATGACTAAGAATAGCAACTTTATTAGACAGGTGTCTTCAAATTTTAGGAAAGAAGATGAAATTATTGTT GGGTGTGAGCTTGGTAAAAGATCTATGATGGCCGCAAGTGACTTGCTAGCTgct GGGTTCACTGGACTCACAGACATGGCTGGTGGTTATGCTGCATGGACACAAAATGGACTTCCAACAGAACTATGA